Proteins encoded together in one Bactrocera neohumeralis isolate Rockhampton chromosome 4, APGP_CSIRO_Bneo_wtdbg2-racon-allhic-juicebox.fasta_v2, whole genome shotgun sequence window:
- the LOC126755483 gene encoding serine-rich adhesin for platelets isoform X1, with translation MESMRRSEVNVSHHPNKVANNKSIVTDSNKHKLVGSTSNTLVSPASDLNKKLSSSSHKHHYQNYTKHNSNKKVASSKHFAQSKSHSTQSSGGGSVSNRRASFPKPSGKGVIVNAVARNSPVVQEANCQPSSISSESKDTNFEYEDEWDIGGIPELLDDLDADIEKSSTAAQNLTKTYSSGGGINELGIISSNIKSTSKSSSANKASLKSEKGKYANLPLSRSLNTAITATSNATATNFPVKSSKRVASPNNYSTIPGKRSDLAVSKNSNSSQQLKNFESKYQQSREHINYKSQQSTFEEQKADGGFSKKIGSIASKSLQSSSPSYPLSSSVSLHATPATCASEGSQKTNTLAVSTFAGFSKGGNLVSSYKNSQIPKNLVGGSSLLLSALKNDSLSSSSNHSASGMSSQSSGSSSNNSSAGGGSGGGQGGAQGIGGSGSGKSNSKMSIDHQATLDKGLKMKIKRTKPGTKTSEAKHEIVKATEQQQQNGSLGVNNPGNLDDNNSVNTSSHSSSSSGGGSNSSGSSQNTGSGSGSGSNLTNISGSNKKHLSNISSSNSSSQGNSHNSMNSNNSNSGGGSTGSGSSGQGTPQSNKRGSSGHRREKAKEKTTHSNRLIADKNASTSAEKDGLTNVNDKGIACHCNIDTTNGAATSACTNHSCSRRSESANSSSISVLSQRMGNNTANNNVNSGSVPPGVFTPSVGSAAGVVTAAATAATLLAATSAATTTTPQSMGSNSTPNAPGPPGKDATNCGNIKISSHIAAQLAAAAASTTFSNSATNSSANNLSGNNDSKSNTSIVPVAQAKLMAPGMISATVHHTISVPANSSSSTTTQSSSNNGPNSSNAGDDGIKSPPAKRAKHGDPSSNAASSTLAKEMVDICIGTSVGTITEPDCLGPCEPGTSVTLEGIVWHETEGGVLVVNVTWRGKTYVGTLLDCTRHDWAPPRFCDSPTEELDSRTPKGRGKRGRSAALTPDLSNFTETRSSIYFSHAQVHSKLRNGTTKGGRGASRTSISATSTSNTTTTTSSSSSGNGGGATPSTSPTAFLPPRSEKRKSKDDSPSPINGDTECTANVANASGIPISASGGGLATQPQSLVNPVTGLNVQISTKKCKTASPCAISPVLLECPEQDCSKKYKHANGLRYHQSHAHGSSCSIDEDSLQLPDEPPTPTSSPVPSAQNNRGTTPTPAESSTLATGAMVITSPVTPPINAAPMPTASSTEAPTQPAAILPPSTQPTVTDGVGEPEPVIGAATTPTPGTQTISVASLTASTPLSTASSSLLSASLGAGGSAGVGGVLAASTAQALMPQTQQQQPHPVAGGSITTGISGQVLCQQQQQQTLGMPNAGNPPALLSETSPASALAQQGGLKPGVLRFGPQSDASNSGAPPSILALQQQATQGVNPQQSAMSGQSPQRAPPPQLSANLESVQQHPSAISTYTSSPVPSGQNLQGISLTTKGTSGFAAVKQKKCRKSPGPVEYDGVVTRDNVQSPAYSDISDDSTPVGEQDILDKSQPKLMDLPNKKPTDLGSVGLGSGAPGIPPLGGYGMYQFYQQQQYLVPPTSSDQQSSQAANKGLLPSALVQPTLTLPPSQQQQQGAIQSSHLMQQQSHQQQQQSPHLSDYSNKSKDPPLDLMTKSSQQQQQQQAVSLQQQLQSQDGSGNQKDNPTGQPPQSSVNLSNIGPPNNGLPPGMGSMSSLGPSGVGPGGLPAPTPAKSLSHFYPFNYMAAGYPYNVEPNYGPVSIVSSQDDPVKLSAHGGLPTSQSQSNAPPHPNSGVIKDERLKESPSPHEISKPTPQQQQLVSTKHIKSEPMTKQEIKQEHNPPPQSQQQQQQPPQQQQQQPQQPHALHPKDLQSLGTYPNIYQRHPMTLAAQQHLSREEEFRRYYILSDEQQRRQNTVAALRAQNPSNSVPHGSLQAQVMGQHKDDTGPSAQHQQQMAMAQQQQQQQQQQQQQQQQQQHQQSQKSKSQSCSSSSGGNSGSGKATNLTKESSKQKQQEEEVKVKQEGQKPTMETQGPPPPPTSQYFLHPSYIAPAPFSFDPNHPMYRNVLMSAAGPYNAAPYHLPMPRYHAPEDLSRNTGTKALDALHHAASQYYTTHKIHELSERALKSPTSGGGGGGGSGGPGGAVKVSVSSPNVGMQQQGVSGGGVTGPGSGPNTVQNAPNSGGHLPPTNQSSVGGGMPLNLQPPPTGMSGPPNKSDVLGQKVLSGGPGGPGGSLAGGPLNIDAHKQQGGPSGPNSGGGIGGAPAGGNSNPADSRSPPPQRHVHTHHHTHVGLGYPMYTAPYGAAVLASQQAAAVAVINPFPPGPNK, from the exons ATGGAATCAATGAGACGCAGTGAGGTGAACGTTAGCCACCACCCGAATAAG gtGGCCAATAATAAAAGCATAGTTACGGATAGTAATAAACACAAGTTGGTAGGAAGCACAAGTAATACTTTGGTTTCACCTGCCtcagatttaaataaaaaattgtcatCGTCTTCGCACAAGCATCATTaccaaaattatacaaaacacaaCTCAAATAAAAAGGTGGCAAGTTCAA AACATTTTGCACAATCGAAATCGCATTCAACACAGTCCAGTGGAGGTGGTAGCGTAAGCAATAGAAGGGCTAGTTTCCCAAAACCATCTGGGAAAGGAGTAATTGTAAATGCAGTAGCTAGGAATAGCCCTGTAGTACAAGAAGCAAATTGTCAGCCATCGTCAATTTCTAGCGAATCAAAGGATACAAATTTTGAGTACGAAGACGAATGGGATATTGGTGGAATACCTGAGTTGCTGGATGATCTAGATGCTGATATTGAAAAATCGTCGACGGCAgcacaaaatttaacaaaaacttacAGTTCTGGTGGTGGCATCAATGAGCTTGGAATAATATCATCCAATATAAAATCGACATCAAAGTCGTCTTCAGCAAATAAAGCTAGTTTAAAATCAGAAAAAGGCAAATATGCAAACTTGCCATTGTCAAGGTCGTTGAACacagcaataacagcaacatCAAATGCGACTGCTACGAATTTTCCAGTTAAAAGTTCTAAAAGAGTTGCAAGTCCCAACAACTACAGCACAATCCCAGGTAAACGTTCAGACTTAGCCGTTAGCAAGAACAGTAATAGTTCCCAACAATTAAAGAATTTCGAAAGCAAGTATCAACAATCACGCGAACATATAAATTACAAAAGTCAACAGTCCACATTTGAAGAGCAAAAGGCGGATGGTGGCTTTAGCAAAAAAATTGGTTCTATTGCGTCTAAATCATTACAATCGTCTTCCCCATCATATCCATTATCGTCTTCTGTATCTCTTCACGCCACACCTGCTACCTGCGCAAGTGAGGGTAGCCAAAAGACTAATACATTAGCTGTATCGACCTTTGCTGGATTTTCGAAAGGCGGTAATCTTGTGTCGTCATATAAAAATTCCCAAATACCCAAAAATTTAGTTGGCGGTTCTTCGCTTCTACTTTCGGCATTAAAAAACGATTCACTATCGAGTTCATCAAATCATTCTGCAAGCGGCATGTCATCGCAATCCAGTGGTAGCAGCAGTAATAACAGTAGTGCGGGCGGTGGATCTGGCGGTGGTCAGGGTGGAGCCCAAGGCATTGGCGGTTCCGGTAGTGGTAAATCGAACTCAAAAATGTCCATTGATCATCAAGCGACACTTGACAAGGgacttaaaatgaaaataaagcgtACCAAGCCGGGAACCAAAACGTCAGAAGCCAAGCATGAAATTGTCAAAGccacagaacaacaacaacagaatggTTCCTTAGGTGTCAATAATCCAGGTAACTTGGATGATAATAACAGCGTCAATACTAGTTCGCATTCCTCATCTTCATCAGGTGGTGGTAGTAACTCAAGCGGCTCATCACAAAATACAGGTAGTGGCAGCGGTTCGGGATCAAATTTAACCAATATAAGCGGCAGCAATAAAAAGCATCTAAGTAATATTTCCAGTAGTAATAGTAGTAGTCAAGGCAATAGCCACAACAGTATGAACAGTAATAATTCGAACTCTGGTGGCGGTTCTACCGGTTCCGGTAGCAGCGGTCAGGGTACTCCTCAAAGCAACAAGCGTGGTAGTTCAGGTCACCGGCGGGAAAAAGCTAAAGAGAAAACCACACATTCCAATCGTTTAATAGCGGATAAAAACGCTTCCACTTCGGCTGAAAAAGATGGTCTCACCAATGTCAATGACAAAGGCATCGCATGTCATTGCAATATTGACACCACAAATGGAGCTGCGACTAGTGCTTGCACCAACCACTCGTGTTCACGCCGCTCAGAAAGTGCTAATAGTTCATCAATTAGCGTTTTGTCCCAACGCATGGGCAACAATACAGCCAATAATAATGTTAATAGTGGTTCTGTGCCACCAGGCGTATTTACACCATCAGTGGGCTCAGCCGCTGGTGTAGTAACTGCTGCAGCTACAGCGGCCACACTACTAGCAGCCACATCGGCTGCCACGACTACTACACCACAATCAATGGGTAGTAATAGTACACCAAATGCACCCGGTCCACCGGGTAAGGATGCAACTAATTGCGGCAACATTAAAATCTCCTCACACATTGCTGCGCAATTAGCTGCAGCAGCAGCTTCCACCACCTTTAGTAATAGTGCAACAAATTCGTCTGCGAATAATCTGAGCGGAAATAATGATAGTAAGTCAAACACTTCAATTGTTCCTGTCGCGCAAGCAAAACTTATGGCTCCCGGTATGATCTCAGCGACTGTACACCACACTATTTCAGTTCCCGCGAATTCCTCTTCCAGTACAACAACACAATCGTCCAGCAATAACGGCCCAAACAGTAGCAATGCTGGAGATGATGGCATCAAGTCACCACCCGCCAAGCGGGCAAAACATGGTGATCCTTCCTCGAATGCAGCATCGAGTACTTTAGCCAAAGAAATGGTTGATATTTGTATTGGTACCTCAGTAGGAACTATAACGGAGCCAGATTGTTTGGGTCCCTGCGAGCCGGGAACTTCTGTAACGCTTGAGGGCATTGTTTGGCATGAGACAGAGGGCGGTGTGCTTGTGGTGAATGTAACATGGCGCGGCAAAACTTACGTTGGCACATTACTGGATTGCACACGTCATGATTGGGCACCACCCAG ATTCTGTGATTCACCAACCGAGGAATTGGACTCCCGAACACCCAAAGGTCGTGGAAAACGAGGACGAAGTGCAGCGCTAACACCAGATTTGAGTAATTTCACCGAAACAAGAAGCTCG atatatttttcaCATGCGCAGGTGCATTCGAAGTTGCGTAATGGTACAACGAAAGGTGGCCGCGGTGCATCACGTACTTCAATTAGTGCAACTAGCACATCAAATACCACAACGACAACAAGTAGCTCTTCGTCGGGGAATGGTGGTGGAGCCACACCGAGCACATCGCCAACAGCATTTTTACCTCCACGTTCTGAGAAGAGAAAATCGAAAGATGACTCACCGTCGCCCATTAATGGCGACACCGAGTGTACTGCAAATGTAGCAAACGCTAGCGGTATACCGATATCGGCGAGTGGAGGTGGTCTTGCTACGCAGCCTCAAAGTCTTGTCAATCCTGTGACTGGCCTTAATGTACAAATAAGCACGAAGAAATGTAAGACTGCCTCACCGTGCGCCATATCGCCGGTGTTACTAGAGTGCCCGGAGCAGGATTgcagtaaaaaatataagcacGCCAACGGACTGCGCTACCATCAATCTCATGCACATGGTAGCTCATGTTCCATAGACGAAGATTCCTTACAATTGCCTGATGAGCCACCCACACCAACCTCATCACCGGTGCCGTCGGCACAAAACAACCGTGGTACAACGCCAACTCCTGCAGAAAGCTCGACATTGGCAACTGGTGCTATGGTGATAACATCACCGGTAACACCGCCAATTAATGCAGCTCCAATGCCAACGGCATCCTCTACTGAAGCACCAACGCAACCAGCTGCTATTTTGCCACCTTCGACGCAACCCACAGTCACCGATGGTGTCGGGGAGCCAGAACCTGTGATTGGTGCTGCCACCACACCCACACCCGGCACACAAACTATTTCTGTTGCGTCGCTGACTGCATCTACTCCATTGTCTACTGCGTCATCTAGTTTATTGAGTGCGTCTCTTGGCGCTGGTGGCAGCGCTGGTGTTGGTGGTGTTCTAGCAGCCTCTACCGCACAAGCGCTAATGCCACAAacacaacagcagcaaccacATCCTGTTGCCGGTGGCAGCATAACAACGGGCATTTCGGGACAAGTTCtttgccagcaacaacaacagcaaacgctTGGTATGCCAAATGCTGGCAATCCACCTGCATTACTTTCAGAAACATCTCCGGCATCGGCACTTGCCCAACAGGGTGGAC TAAAACCGGGTGTATTGAGATTTGGTCCTCAAAGCGATGCATCCAATTCGGGTGCCCCACCGTCAATATTAGCATTGCAACAACAAGCAACGCAAGGAGTAAACCCGCAGCAGAGTGCTATGTCAGGACAGAGTCCTCAACGGGCACCACCGCCACAATTATCAGCGAATTTGGAAAGTGTACAACAACACCCATCGGCAATAAGTACTTATACCAGCTCGCCGGTGCCCAGTGGACAAAATTTACAAG gCATTTCATTAACCACGAAAGGCACATCTGGCTTTGCAGCGgtgaagcaaaagaaatgtcGAAAGTCGCCCGGACCTGTAGAGTACGACGGTGTTGTAACACGGGATAATGTACAGAGTCCTGCCTACAGTGACATTTCGGATGATTCCACACCAGTGGGCGAACAGGATATTTTAG ATAAGTCACAACCTAAACTCATGGACTTACCAAACAAGAAACCAACTGATTTGGGTTCTGTGGGCTTGGGAAGTGGTGCGCCGGGTATACCACCTTTAGGCGGCTACGGCATGTATCAGTTTtatcagcagcagcaatatttgGTGCCTCCCACTTCTTCCGATCAGCAATCGTCACAGGCAGCCAATAAGGGTTTGTTGCCCTCAGCTCTAGTACAGCCAACGTTAACGCTTCCACcatcacagcaacaacaacagggtGCAATACAATCGTCTCATTTAATGCAACAACAGtcccatcaacaacaacagcaatcgcCACATTTGTCCGACTACAGTAACAAAAGTAAAGATCCGCCACTAGATTTAATGACGAAATCAtcgcaacagcagcagcagcaacaagctGTTAGTCTTCAGCAACAATTGCAGTCGCAAGATGGCAGTGGTAATCAAAAAGATAACCCCACGGGCCAACCACCACAGTCTTCGGTAAATTTAAGCAATATCGGTCCGCCGAATAATGGCTTACCACCAGGCATGGGCTCCATGTCATCGTTGGGACCATCAGGTGTGGGACCGGGCGGGTTGCCAGCACCTACACCCGCCAAATCCCTATCACATTTTTACCCCTTCAA TTACATGGCTGCCGGTTATCCTTATAATGTAGAACCGAATTATGGACCTGTATCGATTGTATCGTCACAAGATGATCCTGTAAAATTGAGCGCCCACGGTGGTTTACCCACGTCACAGTCGCAAAGCAATGCACCTCCACACCCAAATTCCGGTGTCATTAAGGATGAACGCCTCAAGGAAAGTCCTAGTCCGCATGAAATATCCAAGCCAACACCtcagcagcaacaa ttgGTTTCGACCAAACACATCAAAAGCGAGCCGATGACAAAACAGGAGATAAAGCAAGAGCACAATCCGCCTCCTCAGtctcaacaacaacagcaacaaccgccacagcagcagcaacaacagccgcAACAACCACACGCACTGCATCCGAAAGATTTGCAAAGCTTGGGTACATATCCGAATATATATCAGCGTCATCCAATGACCTTGGCCGCACAGCAGCACTTGTCACGTGAGGAGGAATTTAGAAG GTACTATATACTCTCGGACGAGCAACAACGTCGCCAAAATACAGTCGCAGCTCTACGAGCGCAAAATCCCTCCAACAGCGTACCGCATGGCTCGTTGCAAGCACAAGTCATGGGACAGCATAAGGACGACACAGGCCCATCAGCACAGCACCAACAGCAGATGGCAATggcacagcaacagcagcagcagcagcaacaacagcaacaacaacagcagcagcaacaacatcagcagTCGCAAAAAAGTAAATCACAAAGTTGCTCGAGCAGTAGCGGCGGCAATTCCGGCAGTGGTAAAGCAACAAATCTCACCAAGGAGAGCTCcaagcaaaagcaacaagaagaagaagtcaaAGTTAAACAGGAGGGACAGAAACCCACAATGGAGACACAAGGACCACCGCCGCCACCAACATCACAATACTTCCTGCATCCATCATACATAGCGCCAGCACCGTTCAGCTTCGATCCCAACCATCCTATGTATCGTAATGTCTTGATGTCTGCCGCCGGCCCTTACAATGCGGCGCCGTATCATTTACCCATGCCGAGATATCATGCGCCTGAGGATCTGTCACGCAACACCGGCACAAAGGCACTCGACGCGCTACACCACGCCGCTAGCCAGTATTACACTACGCACAAAATACACGAGCTGAGTGAGCGTGCACTGAAATCACCGACGagcggcggtggtggtggtggtggcagtGGCGGTCCGGGTGGCGCGGTCAAAGTCAGCGTATCTAGTCCGAATGTGGGTATGCAACAGCAGGGTGTTAGTGGCGGTGGCGTAACTGGGCCAGGCAGTGGTCCGAATACGGTACAAAATGCACCCAACAGCGGCGGTCATTTGCCGCCAACAAATCAGTCGTCTGTGGGTGGCGGCATGCCATTAAATCTGCAACCGCCACCGACCGGCATGAGTGGCCCGCCAAATAAGTCTGATGTGCTGGGACAAAAGGTGTTGAGCGGTGGACCAGGCGGTCCGGGTGGCAGCTTGGCGGGCGGACCACTAAATATAGATGCACACAAGCAACAGGGTGGTCCCAGCGGGCCGAATAGTGGCGGCGGTATTGGCGGTGCTCCTGCCGGTGGTAATAGCAACCCGGCAGATTCACGTAGTCCGCCGCCACAACGACATGTGCACACACACCACCACACTCATGTGGGGTTAGGTTACCCCATGTACACGGCACCCTATGGTG CTGCAGTATTGGCAAGTCAGCAAGCTGCTGCCGTAGCTGTGATAAATCCTTTTCCTCCCGGACCAAACAAATGA